Proteins encoded by one window of Primulina huaijiensis isolate GDHJ02 chromosome 1, ASM1229523v2, whole genome shotgun sequence:
- the LOC140971234 gene encoding mitogen-activated protein kinase kinase kinase 18-like, which produces MDWTRGPPIGEGSSAAVYLATSASGDLFAVKSTDVSSSILLQKEHCLISQLSSPYIVKCFGSGTTFENRKPVYNLFLEYVSGGTISEQIAKQGRSLDEGLIQFYAHQILLGLSYLHLNGIVHCDIKGQNILIGEDGGLKLADFGCAKWVESNNFSKEMFAGTPAYMAPEVARCEEQSFPADIWALGCTVIEMATGSNPWPEMKDPASALYRIANSGDVPEIPAWFSDVGKDFLSKCLTRDRKERWTAGELLQHDFLGENFGEIREFPRKSPTSVMDQGFWDSLEVSDSSRNATNIVISSTFESPTNRIKDLFTDVSFSSNFKFPDWAAAEDDDWVTVRCGAEIEERRNQDSEHALIASESDAFCDEDFQTSVAVEDSLFDCFNVVVISIVDTAPVLCTDDTDEAIFERILIESFLVHINFLPFLPSLSLLNKSASSYKLGVISPTI; this is translated from the coding sequence ATGGACTGGACACGGGGTCCTCCGATTGGTGAAGGGTCCTCCGCGGCGGTGTATCTTGCCACCTCCGCCTCCGGAGATCTGTTCGCAGTGAAGTCCACCGATGTATCTTCTTCTATCTTGTTACAGAAAGAGCACTGTTTAATTTCTCAGCTTTCCTCTCCTTATATAGTTAAATGCTTCGGTTCTGGTACCACTTTCGAGAACCGTAAGCCGGTTTACAATCTTTTCTTGGAGTATGTCTCCGGTGGCACGATCTCCGAGCAGATTGCGAAGCAGGGGAGGTCGTTGGATGAAGGATTGATTCAATTCTACGCGCATCAAATTCTTCTGGGATTGAGCTATCTTCACCTCAATGGAATCGTTCACTGTGACATCAAGGGGCAAAACATATTGATAGGCGAAGATGGAGGGTTGAAGTTAGCTGATTTCGGCTGTGCAAAATGGGTGGAATCAAACAACTTTTCGAAAGAAATGTTCGCCGGAACTCCCGCTTACATGGCCCCGGAAGTTGCTCGCTGTGAAGAGCAAAGCTTTCCTGCTGATATATGGGCTTTGGGTTGTACAGTGATTGAGATGGCCACAGGATCTAATCCTTGGCCGGAGATGAAGGATCCTGCATCGGCCCTGTACAGAATCGCAAATTCGGGCGATGTCCCGGAAATCCCGGCCTGGTTTTCGGACGTCGGGAAGGATTTCTTAAGCAAGTGCTTGACAAGGGATCGGAAAGAACGTTGGACAGCGGGTGAGCTTTTGCAGCACGATtttcttggtgaaaattttGGAGAAATCAGAGAGTTTCCTAGGAAATCCCCGACAAGTGTCATGGATCAGGGCTTCTGGGATTCGCTGGAAGTATCGGATTCATCAAGAAATGCAACGAATATAGTTATTTCTTCTACTTTTGAATCTCCCACGAACAGAATCAAGGATCTGTTTACAGATGTGTCTTTTTCATCGAATTTCAAATTTCCAGATTGGGCGGCGGCCGAGGATGACGATTGGGTGACGGTGAGATGTGGTGCAGAAATTGAAGAACGTCGGAACCAAGATTCTGAACACGCCTTGATTGCTTCGGAATCTGATGCATTTTGTGATGAAGATTTTCAGACCTCGGTTGCCGTTGAGGATTCATTGTTTGATTGTTTTAATGTTGTAGTAATTAGCATAGTTGATACAGCTCCAGTCCTGTGTACTGATGATACTGATGAAGccatttttgagagaattttaaTTGAATCCTTTCTCGTACACATCAACTTTTTACCTTTTCTTCCATCTTTATCGCTTTTAAACAAAAGTGCATCAAGTTATAAACTTGGCGTGATCAGTCCAACAATCTAA